The genome window GGTTCCCCAGTATAAAGCTATTGCCCCTACTATTTCTAAAGTTGTTGCCATGAGCTATCCGCATATTAATTCTCGCTTTCACTCTTTTATAATTTCGACTATTCTTCTCAACAGATCCTCCTCATATGGCAATCCAACAAATGCGGGCTCTCCATTTATTGCTATTGCAGGTACACTCATCACGTTGTATTTGTCCGCTATATCTGGGTTCTCATATGCCTCCACTGTGTCAGCTCTTATGCTGCTACCCCCCTGCTTAAATGACTCAAATGCGAACATATTAGCCAGCAGTGCAGCATAGGGGCAGTATGGACAGCTGGGGGTTATTACCACTTCTATGTGAACTGGCTTCCCTAGCTTTGCTATCTCCTTTTTCGTTTTTTCCTCCAATCCTGATTCATTCTCGCTTATTCTTATTATCGTTTCAACAAGGCTCCTTATTTCTTCTCCAGAAGGTATGCCCAGATACCTAATTCTCCCATCGAGAAACGCCACTGTAGGAGTTCTATCAACTTTGTATTTTTGAAACTCCTGAGGATTTGCATCCTTATCGTATACCTCATAGCTTAGCAGTTTCTTTCCATTAACAGTAGGAGCAGCCTTGACGAAGTTCTCAAT of Fervidicoccaceae archaeon contains these proteins:
- a CDS encoding thioredoxin family protein, whose amino-acid sequence is MESNEITELDTENPMVPGGDLDEETMEALGEALRDMKSEVNVKIFVRKNCYYCRETIKLIENFVKAAPTVNGKKLLSYEVYDKDANPQEFQKYKVDRTPTVAFLDGRIRYLGIPSGEEIRSLVETIIRISENESGLEEKTKKEIAKLGKPVHIEVVITPSCPYCPYAALLANMFAFESFKQGGSSIRADTVEAYENPDIADKYNVMSVPAIAINGEPAFVGLPYEEDLLRRIVEIIKE